A section of the Nitrospirota bacterium genome encodes:
- a CDS encoding PAS domain S-box protein has protein sequence MPEIKEKHDPVFDLPEIDILRKVSQIISSTSDLNNLLGIIAQTIANTFNNDLCSIGLIKPGTRFVCVEATNHAENKPTTSFCLTADNNRIIEKIMTEQQPLVIPDIRNEPDIKVLLRPGGDMYLSLIAIPIMRDSKVEGILMLQNRAACSYSMEKISLLTIISHNLNVALKNAELYENVKTQFDELKVIHEIGKAITSILDIDELLPYICREVSHLFSAKGCIIRLIEGELLNIKASYGLPEEIKQEMSLRLGNGIAGHVALTGEPMIVDNARQMPENLRVPGIEATSVLCVPLIVGKNIIGTLGLYNKKTEWGPATFTEEELGRLVTFASASSVAIENARLYRKELERENDMLSLYLEVTQTKDYLKSLIDNSPDAIVISDINGIITSWNKGAEKIYLYTEDEALGKFLPMVPEFLAEEEKSNIKKILQKQTLSDIETIRQKKNGEFIEVSLTLSPVLDSYGNITGISGISRDISEKKRVEKELIKKNSELSRLFIMSSAVKSTVKLEKLGKMVLSAVTMSDGLGFNRAILFLIDKEKNSLKGEMGVGPASFDEAREIWQSLSGKSLENIITEIDSDIQPKESAFDRQCRSFIIDLDKDSVFSRCIKKKIYCNVTDPEAETRSSPEMIRQLMTRAFGVIPLLSGGDAIGMIWVDNLFSGKQIKDDDLQSLMIFTSHIVSAIENARLFENVSLARAELKNIFESITDMVYFTDKDCVIRRINQAVINKLGKSEEEIIGQKCFEMFHGKEEHSLFCPHIKTMTSHEPSIEEIDDPYLGGTFVISSSPIFDSSGTYAGTVHVARDITELNTLRDKVTSSERMAALGELAAKVAHEIRNPLVSVGGFARRLLSSTGGEAHEFANIIVNEVTRLEYILKEILGFVKGPVVTKSSMDINSVLKETIDFIKPQVNENGNEIIDLLSETPMMVVMDKNGIKEAMLNIITNANNATENGTITIRTCCNNNEALIEISDSGCGIRPEELNHIFNPFYTTRPDGTGLGLSVTNKIIREHNGRIEVESHFHGSGETDGEKGSAFRVYFPLDMGHTDH, from the coding sequence ATGCCGGAGATAAAAGAAAAACATGACCCGGTCTTTGACCTGCCTGAGATAGATATCTTAAGGAAAGTCAGTCAGATCATCAGTTCCACTTCTGACCTCAACAATCTTCTGGGCATAATAGCGCAAACAATAGCAAACACATTTAATAATGACCTGTGTTCGATCGGTCTCATCAAACCGGGGACGCGTTTTGTCTGCGTTGAAGCTACAAATCATGCCGAGAACAAACCAACTACATCATTCTGCCTGACCGCTGACAATAACAGGATCATCGAAAAGATCATGACAGAGCAGCAGCCTCTGGTAATACCTGATATAAGAAATGAGCCTGATATTAAAGTCCTCCTGAGGCCCGGGGGAGATATGTACCTTTCTCTCATAGCGATCCCGATAATGAGGGATTCCAAAGTAGAGGGGATCCTTATGCTTCAGAACAGGGCCGCCTGTTCTTACAGCATGGAAAAGATCAGCCTCCTTACCATTATTTCGCACAATCTTAACGTCGCTTTAAAGAATGCCGAGCTATATGAAAATGTCAAAACCCAATTTGACGAGTTGAAGGTGATCCATGAAATCGGCAAGGCGATAACATCGATCCTGGATATAGATGAGCTTCTGCCGTATATATGCAGGGAGGTATCACATCTCTTCAGCGCAAAAGGCTGTATCATCAGGCTTATTGAAGGTGAATTGCTTAATATAAAGGCCTCTTACGGATTGCCTGAAGAGATAAAGCAGGAGATGTCTCTGCGCCTCGGCAACGGCATAGCAGGACATGTTGCCCTGACCGGCGAACCGATGATAGTAGACAACGCCCGTCAGATGCCTGAAAACCTGCGTGTGCCGGGGATAGAAGCAACCTCTGTGCTTTGCGTCCCGCTGATCGTCGGCAAAAACATCATTGGAACCCTGGGGCTTTACAACAAAAAAACCGAGTGGGGGCCGGCGACTTTTACAGAAGAAGAGTTAGGCAGGCTGGTGACATTCGCCTCTGCCTCATCTGTCGCGATTGAGAACGCGAGGCTGTACAGGAAAGAGCTCGAAAGAGAGAATGATATGCTGAGCCTTTACCTTGAGGTCACCCAGACAAAAGACTATCTTAAAAGCCTTATAGACAACTCGCCCGACGCCATTGTCATTTCAGACATCAACGGCATAATCACATCATGGAACAAGGGGGCTGAAAAGATATATTTATATACCGAAGATGAAGCATTGGGGAAATTCCTTCCCATGGTCCCTGAATTCCTTGCGGAAGAGGAAAAGAGCAACATAAAGAAGATCCTTCAGAAGCAGACATTGAGCGACATAGAAACAATAAGGCAAAAAAAGAACGGAGAGTTCATAGAGGTCAGCCTTACGCTCTCACCGGTGCTCGACTCATACGGAAACATCACCGGCATAAGCGGGATCTCCAGGGATATATCCGAGAAGAAAAGAGTTGAAAAAGAATTAATAAAAAAGAATAGCGAGCTCTCAAGACTGTTCATAATGAGCTCTGCCGTAAAAAGCACTGTCAAACTGGAGAAACTTGGGAAGATGGTCCTCTCAGCCGTCACAATGAGCGACGGCCTGGGATTCAACAGGGCCATCCTCTTCCTTATCGACAAAGAAAAAAATTCCCTAAAGGGAGAAATGGGCGTAGGCCCTGCAAGTTTTGATGAGGCCAGGGAGATATGGCAATCCCTGAGCGGCAAGAGCCTTGAAAATATTATCACCGAGATCGACAGCGATATCCAGCCTAAAGAATCAGCTTTTGACAGGCAGTGCCGGAGTTTTATTATTGACCTTGACAAGGATTCTGTCTTCAGCCGCTGCATAAAGAAGAAGATCTACTGCAATGTTACAGACCCTGAGGCTGAAACCCGATCCTCCCCGGAGATGATCCGGCAGCTGATGACAAGGGCGTTTGGCGTGATACCTCTGCTTTCAGGAGGCGACGCCATAGGCATGATATGGGTTGACAATCTATTTTCAGGAAAGCAGATCAAAGATGACGACCTTCAGTCATTGATGATATTTACCAGCCACATCGTCTCAGCTATAGAAAATGCAAGGCTGTTTGAAAATGTCTCGCTTGCAAGGGCTGAACTCAAGAATATTTTTGAATCAATAACTGACATGGTCTATTTTACTGATAAGGACTGCGTTATAAGACGAATAAACCAGGCGGTAATAAATAAACTGGGGAAGAGCGAAGAGGAAATTATAGGCCAAAAATGCTTCGAGATGTTTCACGGGAAAGAGGAACACAGCCTCTTTTGTCCGCATATTAAAACCATGACCTCGCATGAGCCGTCTATCGAGGAGATCGACGACCCGTACCTTGGCGGAACCTTTGTGATATCAAGCTCCCCCATTTTTGACTCATCAGGGACGTATGCCGGGACAGTGCATGTCGCCCGTGATATCACAGAGCTTAATACACTTAGGGATAAAGTCACCTCTTCAGAAAGAATGGCGGCTCTTGGGGAACTGGCTGCAAAGGTCGCGCATGAAATAAGGAATCCGCTTGTCTCGGTAGGCGGCTTCGCAAGAAGGCTGCTGAGCAGCACCGGGGGCGAGGCGCATGAGTTTGCGAATATCATAGTAAATGAGGTCACCAGGCTTGAATATATACTGAAGGAGATACTGGGATTTGTTAAAGGCCCTGTAGTAACAAAAAGCAGCATGGATATAAATTCAGTATTAAAAGAGACTATAGATTTCATCAAACCTCAGGTCAATGAAAACGGGAATGAGATCATTGATCTTCTTTCAGAGACTCCCATGATGGTAGTTATGGACAAGAACGGCATAAAAGAAGCGATGCTGAACATTATTACTAACGCAAATAATGCGACTGAAAACGGGACCATCACAATAAGAACATGCTGTAATAACAATGAAGCTCTGATCGAGATTTCAGATTCAGGATGCGGGATCAGGCCTGAAGAACTCAATCATATATTCAATCCTTTCTATACAACAAGGCCTGACGGCACAGGGTTAGGCCTTTCGGTAACAAATAAAATAATCCGGGAACATAACGGAAGGATAGAGGTTGAAAGCCATTTCCATGGCTCCGGTGAAACAGATGGGGAAAAAGGATCCGCTTTCAGGGTATATTTCCCATTAGATATGGGCCATACTGATCATTAA
- a CDS encoding response regulator, which yields MKILIVDDDINIRRLYKLEFEEDGYEVIVADTGANGLKLFETEKPDIVTLDILMPDIDGINLLRKMKEINPKTPIIMSTAYDYRDDFALWASEAYIVKSADLDELKSTIKKLLHKD from the coding sequence ATGAAGATTTTAATTGTTGATGATGATATAAATATCAGGCGCCTTTATAAACTGGAGTTTGAAGAAGACGGCTATGAAGTCATTGTGGCGGATACGGGAGCAAACGGCCTGAAGTTGTTTGAAACAGAAAAACCCGACATAGTGACCCTGGACATCCTTATGCCTGACATCGACGGGATAAATCTTTTAAGGAAGATGAAAGAGATAAATCCCAAGACTCCCATTATCATGTCAACAGCCTATGATTACAGAGATGACTTTGCGCTTTGGGCATCTGAAGCATATATTGTCAAATCAGCGGATCTTGATGAACTGAAGAGCACCATAAAAAAACTCCTTCACAAAGATTAA
- the tadA gene encoding tRNA adenosine(34) deaminase TadA translates to MTEPDEYYMGLALKEAEKAFEKDEVPVGAVLVINDRIIASAHNLREAENDPTAHAELLAIKEGARTNNGWRLNEATLYVTKEPCVMCAGAMINARLGRLVYGCKDTRYGASGSIYHITTDPALNHRVDVRPGVLEEDCGEMLKSFFQKLRVRNQKFTVKS, encoded by the coding sequence ATGACCGAGCCGGACGAATATTACATGGGCCTTGCCCTAAAAGAAGCTGAAAAGGCCTTTGAGAAAGATGAGGTGCCTGTCGGCGCGGTTCTTGTAATAAATGACAGAATAATCGCCTCTGCTCATAACCTTAGAGAAGCTGAAAACGACCCTACCGCGCATGCGGAACTGCTGGCGATAAAAGAAGGCGCGAGAACGAACAACGGATGGCGGCTTAACGAAGCAACGCTTTATGTGACAAAAGAGCCGTGTGTAATGTGCGCCGGGGCGATGATCAATGCTCGCCTGGGCAGGCTTGTTTACGGATGCAAGGATACGCGATACGGGGCATCCGGAAGCATCTACCATATAACAACAGACCCTGCGCTCAATCACCGCGTTGATGTAAGGCCGGGAGTTCTTGAAGAAGATTGCGGTGAAATGCTGAAAAGTTTTTTCCAAAAGTTGAGAGTCAGAAATCAGAAGTTTACAGTTAAAAGCTGA